From the Musa acuminata AAA Group cultivar baxijiao chromosome BXJ3-7, Cavendish_Baxijiao_AAA, whole genome shotgun sequence genome, one window contains:
- the LOC103992867 gene encoding uncharacterized protein LOC103992867 isoform X1, whose amino-acid sequence MLAAIDGRMSGGFQQSCGESSEEELSVLPRHTKVVVTGNNRTKSVLVGLQGVVKKAVGLGGWHWLVLTNGIEVKLQRNALSVIEAPSGHEEDDEIECENMQWNSSDLAFDDTQSQKPQNSKTRHYKGSLSKSLTWSHSSDSKSKGSISSSRGTMKVDLSKLETTALWRYWRHFNLVNASPNPSKEQLIEVVERHFMSQVSMNITCINLSFLPGAFSKIVESCSTL is encoded by the exons ATGCTGGCAGCTATCGATGGCAGGATGAGTGGTGGGTTCCAGCAGAGCTGCGGGGAGAGCAGCGAGGAGGAGCTTTCTGTGCTCCCTCGTCACACCAAGGTTGTGGTCACGGGCAACAACAGGACCAAATCGGTGCTCGTCGGTCTCCAGGGGGTCGTCAAGAAGGCCGTCGGCCTCGGCGGGTGGCATTGGCTG GTTTTGACAAATGGAATAGAGGTGAAGCTGCAAAGAAATGCACTTAGCGTAATTGAAGCCCCAAGTGGCCATGAGGAAGACGATGAGATCGAGTGTGAGAACATGCAGTGGAACAGCTCAGATTTGG catttgatgatacccagtcaCAAAAGCCACAAAACTCAAAAACCAGGCACTATAAAGGATCTTTAAGTAAATCCTTAACCTGGTCGCACTCTTCTGATTCAAAGTCAAAGGGGTCTATTTCATCCTCAAGGGGCACCATG AAAGTTGATCTGAGCAAATTAGAAACAACGGCACTGTGGAGATATTGGCGACACTTTAATCTT GTGAATGCCAGTCCAAACCCTTCTAAGGAGCAGCTAATCGAGGTAGTTGAGAGGCATTTCATGTCACAGGTAAGCAtgaacatcacatgtataaatctgtCATTTCTGCCTGGTGCATTCAGTAAAATAGTTGAAAGCTGCTCAACCCTGTAA
- the LOC103992867 gene encoding uncharacterized protein LOC103992867 isoform X2 codes for MLAAIDGRMSGGFQQSCGESSEEELSVLPRHTKVVVTGNNRTKSVLVGLQGVVKKAVGLGGWHWLVLTNGIEVKLQRNALSVIEAPSGHEEDDEIECENMQWNSSDLAFDDTQSQKPQNSKTRHYKGSLSKSLTWSHSSDSKSKGSISSSRGTMKVDLSKLETTALWRYWRHFNLVNASPNPSKEQLIEVVERHFMSQQLDELQVILGFVQAAKRLKTICK; via the exons ATGCTGGCAGCTATCGATGGCAGGATGAGTGGTGGGTTCCAGCAGAGCTGCGGGGAGAGCAGCGAGGAGGAGCTTTCTGTGCTCCCTCGTCACACCAAGGTTGTGGTCACGGGCAACAACAGGACCAAATCGGTGCTCGTCGGTCTCCAGGGGGTCGTCAAGAAGGCCGTCGGCCTCGGCGGGTGGCATTGGCTG GTTTTGACAAATGGAATAGAGGTGAAGCTGCAAAGAAATGCACTTAGCGTAATTGAAGCCCCAAGTGGCCATGAGGAAGACGATGAGATCGAGTGTGAGAACATGCAGTGGAACAGCTCAGATTTGG catttgatgatacccagtcaCAAAAGCCACAAAACTCAAAAACCAGGCACTATAAAGGATCTTTAAGTAAATCCTTAACCTGGTCGCACTCTTCTGATTCAAAGTCAAAGGGGTCTATTTCATCCTCAAGGGGCACCATG AAAGTTGATCTGAGCAAATTAGAAACAACGGCACTGTGGAGATATTGGCGACACTTTAATCTT GTGAATGCCAGTCCAAACCCTTCTAAGGAGCAGCTAATCGAGGTAGTTGAGAGGCATTTCATGTCACAG CAATTGGATGAGTTGCAGGTAATCTTAGGTTTTGTGCAGGCTGCAAAGAGACTGAAGACCATCTGCAAATGA
- the LOC103992867 gene encoding uncharacterized protein LOC103992867 isoform X3 yields MLAAIDGRMSGGFQQSCGESSEEELSVLPRHTKVVVTGNNRTKSVLVGLQGVVKKAVGLGGWHWLVLTNGIEVKLQRNALSVIEAPSGHEEDDEIECENMQWNSSDLAFDDTQSQKPQNSKTRHYKGSLSKSLTWSHSSDSKSKGSISSSRGTMKVDLSKLETTALWRYWRHFNLVNASPNPSKEQLIEVVERHFMSQVILGFVQAAKRLKTICK; encoded by the exons ATGCTGGCAGCTATCGATGGCAGGATGAGTGGTGGGTTCCAGCAGAGCTGCGGGGAGAGCAGCGAGGAGGAGCTTTCTGTGCTCCCTCGTCACACCAAGGTTGTGGTCACGGGCAACAACAGGACCAAATCGGTGCTCGTCGGTCTCCAGGGGGTCGTCAAGAAGGCCGTCGGCCTCGGCGGGTGGCATTGGCTG GTTTTGACAAATGGAATAGAGGTGAAGCTGCAAAGAAATGCACTTAGCGTAATTGAAGCCCCAAGTGGCCATGAGGAAGACGATGAGATCGAGTGTGAGAACATGCAGTGGAACAGCTCAGATTTGG catttgatgatacccagtcaCAAAAGCCACAAAACTCAAAAACCAGGCACTATAAAGGATCTTTAAGTAAATCCTTAACCTGGTCGCACTCTTCTGATTCAAAGTCAAAGGGGTCTATTTCATCCTCAAGGGGCACCATG AAAGTTGATCTGAGCAAATTAGAAACAACGGCACTGTGGAGATATTGGCGACACTTTAATCTT GTGAATGCCAGTCCAAACCCTTCTAAGGAGCAGCTAATCGAGGTAGTTGAGAGGCATTTCATGTCACAG GTAATCTTAGGTTTTGTGCAGGCTGCAAAGAGACTGAAGACCATCTGCAAATGA
- the LOC103992867 gene encoding uncharacterized protein LOC103992867 isoform X4 encodes MLAAIDGRMSGGFQQSCGESSEEELSVLPRHTKVVVTGNNRTKSVLVGLQGVVKKAVGLGGWHWLVLTNGIEVKLQRNALSVIEAPSGHEEDDEIECENMQWNSSDLAFDDTQSQKPQNSKTRHYKGSLSKSLTWSHSSDSKSKGSISSSRGTMKVDLSKLETTALWRYWRHFNLVNASPNPSKEQLIEVVERHFMSQAAKRLKTICK; translated from the exons ATGCTGGCAGCTATCGATGGCAGGATGAGTGGTGGGTTCCAGCAGAGCTGCGGGGAGAGCAGCGAGGAGGAGCTTTCTGTGCTCCCTCGTCACACCAAGGTTGTGGTCACGGGCAACAACAGGACCAAATCGGTGCTCGTCGGTCTCCAGGGGGTCGTCAAGAAGGCCGTCGGCCTCGGCGGGTGGCATTGGCTG GTTTTGACAAATGGAATAGAGGTGAAGCTGCAAAGAAATGCACTTAGCGTAATTGAAGCCCCAAGTGGCCATGAGGAAGACGATGAGATCGAGTGTGAGAACATGCAGTGGAACAGCTCAGATTTGG catttgatgatacccagtcaCAAAAGCCACAAAACTCAAAAACCAGGCACTATAAAGGATCTTTAAGTAAATCCTTAACCTGGTCGCACTCTTCTGATTCAAAGTCAAAGGGGTCTATTTCATCCTCAAGGGGCACCATG AAAGTTGATCTGAGCAAATTAGAAACAACGGCACTGTGGAGATATTGGCGACACTTTAATCTT GTGAATGCCAGTCCAAACCCTTCTAAGGAGCAGCTAATCGAGGTAGTTGAGAGGCATTTCATGTCACAG GCTGCAAAGAGACTGAAGACCATCTGCAAATGA